In Alphaproteobacteria bacterium US3C007, one genomic interval encodes:
- a CDS encoding PBP1A family penicillin-binding protein: protein MLRIILSFFGGVFTFLTMSVVAFALTIGAVFWIYGRDLPSHESLAQYKPPTISRIYSGEGRIVDEFARERRLFTGAKDVPILIKQAFISAEDKNFYSHPGYDLRGILSAAVDAARSGGRRVRGASTITQQVMKNFLLDGSRRAERKIKEIILATRIENTLDKERILELYLNEIFLGQNSYGVTAAAQTYFNKTLDELAPHEAAFLASLPKAPSDFHPVRRKQRLLDRRNYVLKEMWQNGFLEEAAYRAEAAQPLLSVQNGDFKSFRSALPRRGYFSDEIRRQLSADFGEDAFFSGGMTVRATFDPELQAVAEIALQRALETYDRAQGIWRGTGLSIDPERLTSEDAWRAALSDIEMPRGIKLDGQWYPAVVLKLGKKSAQIGIEGVEEDEDGHWIPSRDVIWASKQKADGSLGPKAKRAPDLLSLGDVVLVRALLDEAGAFERWSLRQVSEVQGAFMAMDVNTGRVISMQGGFSYEASVYNRATQADRQPGSSFKPFVYAAALDSGYSPATIVIDAPIEIDTPQGLWTPRNSSDKFYGPTPLRTGIEQSRNLMTIRLAQEVGMDVIGDYAERFGVYDRMNPFLANSLGAQETTLFRIVAAYAMFANGGERVQPTLVDRIQDRYGKTIYSHDERECFECGFETIPANRAPLIVSNRERIMDATTAYQLTSMMQGVVDRGTARNSINLEVPAAGKTGTTNQSKDVWFVGFTSNFVAGCYIGHDFPKPLGKRAYGGGMCGPVFNEYMQAATEKFGGGPFTVPEGGQFINIDRFTGARLPDEAEGDNVVAEYFRDGEEPVFGVAFDGGFAMGSNFERVDTEEQISREIQTSSGKSVTVGPKASIGTLSSGGLY from the coding sequence ATGCTGCGTATTATTTTATCTTTTTTTGGGGGTGTTTTTACGTTCTTGACGATGTCGGTTGTTGCTTTTGCGTTAACAATCGGCGCTGTGTTTTGGATCTATGGCCGTGATCTTCCTTCACATGAATCATTGGCGCAATATAAACCGCCCACCATTAGCCGGATTTATTCTGGTGAAGGCCGTATTGTCGATGAATTTGCGCGCGAACGGCGGTTGTTTACCGGGGCCAAGGATGTGCCGATTCTGATTAAACAGGCCTTTATTTCCGCTGAAGATAAAAATTTTTATTCCCATCCGGGATATGATTTGCGGGGTATTCTTTCTGCGGCGGTTGACGCGGCGCGCTCTGGTGGGCGCCGGGTCAGGGGGGCCTCAACCATCACGCAGCAGGTGATGAAGAACTTTTTATTGGATGGTTCGCGCCGCGCCGAGCGTAAAATCAAAGAAATTATTCTTGCCACACGGATTGAAAACACCTTGGATAAGGAGCGTATTTTAGAGCTCTATTTAAACGAGATTTTCTTGGGCCAAAACTCATATGGCGTGACGGCGGCGGCGCAAACCTATTTCAACAAAACCTTGGATGAGTTGGCCCCTCATGAAGCGGCGTTTTTAGCCTCTCTGCCCAAAGCTCCGTCTGATTTTCATCCCGTCCGGCGCAAGCAGAGATTGCTAGATCGTCGCAATTACGTGTTAAAGGAAATGTGGCAAAATGGCTTTTTGGAAGAGGCGGCCTATCGCGCAGAAGCTGCGCAACCTTTGCTGTCGGTTCAAAATGGAGATTTTAAAAGCTTTCGATCAGCTCTGCCGCGCCGAGGGTATTTCAGCGATGAAATTCGTCGTCAATTAAGCGCTGATTTTGGCGAAGACGCTTTTTTCTCAGGGGGTATGACGGTCCGCGCCACCTTTGATCCTGAATTGCAAGCGGTTGCGGAAATTGCGCTTCAACGCGCGCTCGAAACCTATGACCGGGCGCAGGGCATTTGGCGCGGAACCGGCCTTTCAATTGATCCTGAGCGGCTAACCAGCGAAGACGCGTGGCGCGCAGCGCTAAGCGATATTGAGATGCCGCGCGGAATAAAGCTGGATGGGCAATGGTATCCAGCTGTTGTTCTCAAACTTGGCAAAAAATCGGCACAAATCGGTATTGAAGGCGTTGAAGAGGATGAGGATGGGCATTGGATCCCCTCGCGCGATGTTATTTGGGCCAGCAAACAAAAAGCCGATGGCAGCCTTGGCCCAAAAGCCAAACGTGCGCCTGATCTTTTGTCGCTGGGCGATGTGGTGTTGGTGCGGGCCCTTCTGGATGAGGCGGGCGCGTTTGAAAGATGGTCTTTGCGCCAAGTGTCGGAAGTGCAGGGGGCGTTTATGGCCATGGATGTTAATACGGGCCGAGTTATTTCGATGCAGGGTGGATTTTCTTATGAAGCGTCTGTTTATAACCGCGCCACACAAGCAGACCGGCAGCCAGGATCTAGTTTTAAACCTTTTGTTTACGCAGCGGCGCTTGATAGCGGCTATTCACCCGCAACAATCGTGATTGATGCACCGATTGAAATTGATACTCCGCAAGGGTTGTGGACGCCGCGAAACTCATCCGATAAGTTCTATGGCCCAACGCCATTACGCACCGGCATCGAACAGTCTCGTAATTTAATGACCATTCGGTTGGCCCAGGAAGTTGGGATGGATGTGATTGGAGATTATGCCGAACGCTTTGGCGTTTATGATCGTATGAACCCGTTTTTGGCGAATTCCTTGGGCGCGCAAGAAACCACATTATTCAGGATTGTTGCAGCTTATGCGATGTTTGCCAATGGCGGAGAACGCGTACAACCCACCTTAGTGGATCGGATTCAAGATCGGTACGGAAAAACCATTTACAGTCATGATGAACGCGAATGCTTTGAATGTGGGTTTGAAACAATCCCTGCAAATCGCGCGCCGTTGATCGTTTCGAATCGCGAGCGCATAATGGATGCGACAACCGCTTATCAACTCACCTCGATGATGCAAGGCGTCGTAGACCGGGGGACAGCCCGCAACAGCATCAACTTAGAGGTGCCGGCAGCAGGCAAAACCGGCACGACCAACCAGTCAAAAGATGTTTGGTTTGTTGGATTTACCAGTAATTTTGTTGCCGGTTGCTACATTGGACATGATTTTCCCAAGCCGCTTGGGAAACGCGCTTATGGCGGCGGCATGTGCGGTCCGGTTTTCAACGAATATATGCAAGCTGCCACAGAAAAATTCGGCGGCGGGCCCTTCACAGTGCCAGAGGGAGGCCAATTTATAAATATAGATCGTTTCACGGGCGCGCGCCTTCCAGATGAGGCAGAAGGCGACAATGTTGTGGCTGAATATTTTCGCGACGGCGAAGAGCCGGTATTTGGGGTGGCTTTTGACGGAGGGTTTGCGATGGGCAGCAATTTTGAGCGTGTAGATACCGAAGAACAAATCAGCCGCGAAATCCAGACCTCTTCAGGAAAAAGCGTCACGGTTGGGCCCAAAGCCAGTATTGGCACGCTCAGCTCTGGGGGGTTGTATTAA
- the prfB gene encoding peptide chain release factor 2 has translation MRADIVTTVSEINKSLALLRQRLNWDTVSHRLEEFNARVEDPDLWNNPDSAQKLMRERQTLVDAVAVHDSIAQDLNDNVEMIELGEMEDDQEVISDAQSALNELAKKAAAKELEALLNGEADSNDTFLEVHSGAGGTESCDWASMLARMYLRWSEKAGYKIEMQSETPGEEAGIKSVTYKISGQNAYGWLKSESGVHRLVRISPFDSAAKRHTSFCSVWVYPVVDDNIDIEVNPADIRIDTYRSSGAGGQHVNTTDSAVRITHHPTGIVVTSSEKSQHQNRDIAMKALKSRLYQMELDRRNSAINEAHENKGDAGWGNQIRSYVLQPYQMVKDLRTGHETSDTKGVLDGDLDAFMAATLAQDVSGKSRAEASDLD, from the coding sequence ATGCGCGCTGACATCGTAACGACTGTATCTGAAATCAACAAATCATTGGCCTTGCTTCGGCAACGTTTAAATTGGGACACCGTCTCGCATCGGCTGGAAGAATTCAACGCGCGGGTAGAAGATCCTGACCTCTGGAACAATCCAGACAGCGCGCAGAAATTGATGCGCGAACGCCAGACTCTTGTGGATGCGGTGGCGGTGCATGACAGTATCGCGCAAGATCTGAATGACAATGTTGAAATGATCGAACTGGGCGAAATGGAAGACGATCAAGAAGTAATTTCTGATGCACAAAGCGCTTTGAACGAACTGGCCAAGAAAGCCGCTGCAAAAGAACTGGAAGCCTTATTGAACGGTGAGGCCGACAGCAATGATACGTTTCTCGAAGTGCATTCGGGCGCGGGTGGCACTGAAAGCTGCGATTGGGCCTCGATGCTGGCGCGGATGTATCTGCGATGGTCTGAGAAAGCTGGTTATAAAATCGAAATGCAATCCGAAACGCCCGGGGAAGAGGCTGGCATTAAATCGGTGACCTATAAAATTAGTGGTCAAAACGCTTATGGCTGGCTGAAATCTGAAAGCGGGGTGCACCGTTTGGTGCGTATTTCTCCTTTTGACTCTGCCGCAAAACGGCACACATCCTTTTGCTCGGTGTGGGTCTATCCCGTGGTGGATGATAATATTGATATAGAGGTCAACCCTGCAGATATACGGATCGATACATATCGCTCGTCCGGGGCCGGGGGGCAGCATGTGAACACCACCGATTCTGCGGTACGGATCACCCATCATCCAACAGGCATTGTGGTCACCAGCTCAGAAAAATCGCAACATCAAAACCGTGATATTGCGATGAAAGCCTTGAAGTCTCGGCTTTATCAAATGGAGTTAGACCGCCGTAATTCTGCCATTAACGAAGCTCATGAGAATAAAGGCGATGCCGGTTGGGGCAATCAAATTCGATCTTACGTTTTGCAACCGTATCAGATGGTGAAAGATCTGCGCACGGGACATGAAACCTCTGACACAAAAGGGGTTTTGGATGGGGATTTAGATGCGTTCATGGCGGCCACTTTGGCGCAGGATGTATCAGGAAAATCAAGGGCAGAGGCCAGTGATCTTGACTGA
- a CDS encoding amidase, with translation MSALFKSALAQAELLNRRQISAVELMQDTLARIKTINPQVNAIISLREEADLLVQAAQADKSSRTGWMHGLPIAIKDLHDVKDMPSSMGSAIFADYIAEKDDIAVARVRAAGAIIIGKTNTPEFGLGSHTYNPVHGTTYNPYDLSKSAGGSSGGAAAALSTRMLPLADGSDMMGSLRNPAAWNNVYGFRPSFGLVPSEPGAEMFLQQNTTQGPMARSPRDLAAFLSVQAGPDMRQPQGLKAQDYLKLMQPDLNGKRLAWLGDWSGQLPIEHELIGASDAAVHAFTELGAEVDSLEAPFSLDDIWQSWIILRSWAIACSEATHYHTPDHRKLLKPEAIWEIERGLSFTGQELHAASVLRTSWFRKYTKLLETYDAIILPSTQIWPFDANRPYPTHINAHPMDSYHRWMQVVTPASLLGVPVINLPAGFGAAGLPFGLQLMAARGDDLQLLCMGEAWHRHCDWPSLRPPRL, from the coding sequence ATGAGCGCTCTGTTCAAAAGCGCGCTTGCGCAGGCAGAGTTGTTAAATAGGCGCCAAATCAGCGCGGTTGAACTGATGCAAGACACCTTGGCCCGCATCAAAACGATAAATCCGCAGGTTAATGCGATAATATCCCTGCGCGAGGAGGCGGATCTGCTAGTCCAAGCGGCGCAGGCGGATAAATCAAGCCGCACAGGTTGGATGCATGGACTGCCGATTGCGATTAAAGATCTGCATGATGTCAAAGATATGCCGAGCTCTATGGGCTCTGCGATCTTTGCAGATTACATCGCAGAAAAAGATGATATTGCGGTTGCACGCGTGCGCGCCGCAGGGGCTATCATCATTGGAAAAACAAATACGCCCGAGTTTGGTCTAGGCAGCCATACATACAACCCGGTTCATGGCACAACCTATAACCCCTATGATCTGAGCAAAAGCGCCGGGGGATCCTCTGGTGGGGCTGCGGCGGCGCTTTCTACCCGCATGCTGCCTTTGGCAGATGGCTCTGATATGATGGGTTCTTTGCGCAATCCAGCAGCTTGGAACAATGTCTACGGGTTTCGACCAAGCTTTGGATTGGTGCCCTCTGAGCCTGGCGCTGAGATGTTTTTGCAACAAAACACCACGCAGGGCCCGATGGCCCGATCGCCCCGCGATTTGGCGGCGTTTTTAAGCGTGCAAGCAGGGCCTGACATGCGGCAACCTCAAGGTTTAAAAGCGCAAGATTACTTAAAGCTGATGCAGCCGGATTTAAACGGAAAGCGTTTGGCATGGCTGGGTGATTGGTCGGGGCAATTGCCAATCGAACACGAGCTAATTGGCGCATCAGACGCGGCGGTTCATGCGTTTACAGAGCTGGGGGCGGAAGTGGACAGTCTTGAGGCTCCGTTTTCCCTAGATGATATCTGGCAAAGTTGGATCATCCTTAGATCTTGGGCAATTGCCTGTTCAGAAGCCACGCATTATCACACGCCCGATCACCGAAAACTGTTAAAACCCGAGGCGATTTGGGAAATAGAGCGCGGTTTAAGCTTTACCGGCCAAGAGCTGCACGCAGCCAGCGTTTTGCGCACAAGCTGGTTTAGAAAATATACGAAACTTCTTGAAACCTATGATGCAATTATTTTGCCCTCGACGCAGATTTGGCCTTTTGATGCTAACAGACCCTATCCAACCCATATCAACGCTCACCCCATGGACAGTTATCACCGCTGGATGCAGGTCGTAACGCCTGCCAGCCTATTGGGGGTGCCAGTGATCAATCTTCCTGCTGGGTTTGGCGCCGCAGGATTGCCCTTTGGGCTGCAGCTTATGGCGGCAAGGGGCGATGATTTACAGCTATTATGCATGGGTGAGGCGTGGCACAGGCATTGTGATTGGCCCTCGCTGAGACCGCCCCGCCTTTAA
- the fabD gene encoding ACP S-malonyltransferase — protein sequence MARAYVCPGQGAQTIGMGRALSEAYPEAKAVFQEVDDALNENLSGLIWEGDLSALTLTENAQPALMATSLAAFRALQSEGLGLDGVDYVAGHSLGEYSALAIAGALSVADTARLLRKRGQAMQTAVPVGMGAMAAILGLDFSAVAKLAAEAAQGEICQAANDNDPGQVVVSGHVGAVERAIALAKGAGAKRALLLPVSAPFHCDLMAPAAAEMAQALSTVAITAPTVPLVCNVKAEAVSAPEQIRELLFQQITASVRWRESVQWMVEQQVSEIWEIGAGKALSGMVRRIDRAVACKNIATPDDISAAIST from the coding sequence TTGGCACGCGCATATGTTTGCCCGGGACAGGGTGCACAAACAATCGGAATGGGGCGGGCGTTATCTGAGGCCTATCCCGAGGCAAAAGCCGTTTTTCAGGAAGTTGATGACGCGTTGAACGAGAATCTGAGCGGGTTGATCTGGGAAGGGGACCTGAGCGCGTTAACCCTAACCGAAAACGCACAACCGGCGCTGATGGCCACCTCTTTGGCGGCGTTTCGCGCGTTGCAATCAGAGGGTTTGGGCTTAGACGGTGTGGATTATGTGGCCGGCCATTCTTTAGGGGAATATTCGGCCTTGGCGATTGCAGGCGCTTTGTCAGTGGCAGATACCGCGCGCCTTTTGCGCAAACGCGGGCAGGCAATGCAAACGGCGGTGCCGGTTGGCATGGGGGCAATGGCCGCGATCCTTGGCCTTGACTTTTCAGCTGTTGCAAAGCTTGCAGCTGAGGCTGCCCAGGGCGAAATCTGTCAAGCCGCAAATGATAATGATCCAGGGCAGGTTGTCGTATCGGGGCATGTCGGAGCCGTGGAAAGAGCTATTGCTTTGGCCAAAGGGGCCGGTGCAAAACGCGCCTTGCTGTTGCCTGTAAGCGCTCCATTTCACTGCGATTTGATGGCCCCAGCGGCGGCAGAAATGGCGCAAGCCTTATCAACGGTCGCTATCACGGCCCCAACAGTGCCGTTGGTCTGCAATGTCAAAGCTGAAGCCGTCAGCGCACCCGAACAAATCCGCGAGTTGTTATTCCAACAAATTACGGCCTCGGTGCGCTGGCGTGAATCGGTGCAGTGGATGGTTGAGCAGCAGGTATCAGAGATTTGGGAAATAGGCGCGGGTAAAGCGCTTTCGGGGATGGTGCGGCGTATTGATCGGGCTGTCGCTTGTAAAAACATCGCAACGCCTGATGACATATCCGCAGCGATAAGCACATAA
- the fabG gene encoding 3-oxoacyl-[acyl-carrier-protein] reductase, with product MYDLNDKSALVTGASGGIGSAIARKLHAAGAKVALSGTRQEPLERLAEELGERAYILPCNLSDMAAVEVLPKQAIETLGSLDILVNNAGITRDNLFMRMSDEEWQSVIDVNLTATMKLCKGALRGMMKSRWGRIINISSIVGATGNPGQGNYAASKAGMVGMSKSLAYEVASRGITVNVVAPGFIATAMTDKLADDRKEAILAQIPAGRMGAAEDIASAVAFLASDGSGYVTGSTLHVNGGMAMI from the coding sequence ATGTATGATTTAAATGACAAAAGCGCACTAGTAACCGGAGCATCAGGTGGGATTGGCAGCGCGATTGCCCGTAAGCTGCACGCTGCGGGTGCCAAGGTGGCGTTAAGTGGAACGCGGCAGGAACCGCTTGAGAGGCTTGCTGAAGAACTGGGTGAACGAGCCTATATATTGCCCTGCAATTTAAGCGATATGGCCGCGGTTGAGGTCTTGCCCAAGCAAGCCATCGAAACCCTTGGTAGCCTTGATATCTTAGTGAACAACGCAGGTATCACCCGAGATAATTTATTCATGCGGATGTCAGATGAGGAATGGCAATCTGTGATCGATGTCAATCTCACCGCCACAATGAAGCTGTGCAAAGGCGCTTTGCGTGGTATGATGAAGTCCCGGTGGGGGCGGATTATCAATATCAGCTCGATCGTGGGCGCGACGGGCAATCCCGGTCAAGGCAATTATGCGGCCTCAAAAGCTGGAATGGTTGGAATGTCAAAATCACTGGCCTATGAGGTGGCCAGCCGTGGTATAACGGTAAATGTGGTCGCGCCAGGGTTTATCGCGACCGCAATGACGGATAAATTGGCTGATGATCGCAAAGAGGCAATTTTAGCACAAATCCCGGCGGGGCGGATGGGCGCCGCGGAAGATATTGCCAGCGCAGTTGCGTTTCTCGCAAGCGATGGCTCAGGCTATGTGACGGGCAGCACTTTGCATGTGAATGGTGGCATGGCGATGATTTAG